DNA from Xanthomonas hyacinthi:
ATCCAGCTCACGTCCGCGCCCTTGGCGAAATTCTGCGCCGCCGCCGGCGCGCACAGGCAGGTCGGCAGCAACAGCGTCAGCCACGCGCAGATGCGTTTGCTCGATCCGTTCATAGGTTCTTCCCCGCGATGGTGGAGTGCTCGTAAGCGATGCCTGGATACCTGCGGGGCTGGCCGGGGCGAGCGCGAGGCTAGCGCGTTCGCGCGTGCAGCGCGCGCTGCAGCGCAGGGCGTCTACGCCCGGCGACAGCGGCGGCTGCGCGCACGCACGTGACCCACTCGCGCATCGGCATAGCGTTTGCGCCCTGCATCTGCTCGAATTCTTCCTGGACCGCGGTTGACCGCGGCCTGCCCCGGCCAGCGGACAGACCGCCGGCTTTCCCCGACGCGAAGGAGCTTCCCGTCATGCAATGCCTGGACAACCTGCTGCTCAACACCGACAGCTACAAGGCCAGCCACTGGCTGCAATATCCGGCCGGCACCGATGCCACGTTCTTCTACGTGGAATCGCGCGGCGGCGTGTACGACCGCACCGTGTTCTTCGGCCTGCAGTCGATCCTCAAGGAGGCGCTGGGCCGCGCCGTCACCCACGCCGACATCGACGCGGCGCGCGAGCTGTTCGCCGCGCACGGCGAGCCGTTCAACGAGGCCGGCTGGCGCGACATCGTCGATCGCCTCGGCGGGCAGCTGCCGATCCGCATCCGCGCCGTGCCCGAGGGCAGCGTGGTGCCCACGCACAACGCGCTGATGACCATCGAGTCCACCGACGCGCAGGCCTACTGGGTGCCGTCGTACCTGGAAACGCTGCTGCTGCGCATCTGGTATCCGGTCACCGTGGCCACGGTCAGCTGGCACGCCAAGCAGACCCTGCGCCAGTTCCTGGAGCGCACCAGCGACGATCCGGAAGGGCAGCTGCCGTTCAAGCTGCACGACTTCGGCGCGCGCGGCGTGTCCAGCCTGGAGTCGGCGGCGATCGGCGGCGCCGCGCACCTGGTCAACTTCCTCGGCACCGATACCGTGTCCGGGCTGTTGCTGGCGCGCGCCCACTACCACGAGCCGATGGCCGGCTACTCGATTCCCGCCGCCGAGCACAGCACCATCACCAGTTGGGGCCGCGAGCGCGAAGTGGATGCGTACCGCAACATGCTCAGGCAGTTCGGCAAGCCCGGCGGCATCGTCGCGGTGGTGTCCGACAGCTACGACATCTTCCACGCGATCCGCGAGCACTGGGGCAGCACCCTGCGCGAGGAGGTGATCGCCTCCGGCGCCACGGTGGTGATCCGCCCCGATTCCGGCGACCCGGTCGCGGTGGTGCACCAGTGCCTGGAACTGCTCGACGAGGCCTTCGGCCACAGCGTCAACGGCAAGGGCTACAAGGTGCTCAACCACGTGCGCGTGATCCAGGGCGACGGGGTCAACCCGACCAGCATCCGCGCGATCCTGGAACGCGTCACCAGCGCCGGCTACGCCACCGACAACGTCGCCTTCGGCATGGGCGGTGCGCTGCTGCAGCGGCTGGACCGCGACACCCAGAAGTTCGCGCTGAAGTGCTCGGCCGCGCGCGTGGACGGCGCCTGGATCGACGTCTACAAGGACCCGGTCACCGACAAGGGCAAGCTCAGCAAGCGCGGCCGCATGAGCCTGCTGCGCCATCGCGAGTACGGCGGCTACCGCACCGAGCCGGTGCCGGCCGCGGCCGCGTCGCTGGACGCACTCGCGCGGCCTGCCGGCTACGACGACGCGATGGTCACGGTATGGGAAAACGGCCGCCTGCTGCACGACTGGAGCCTGGCGCAGGTGCGCGAGCGCGCGAACGCCGCGCGTCTGTAGGTGTCGGCATGGGCGCCAGCATGGCGTTCAGGCCGCCGCGACTACCGCGTCGCGCAGCCGGCGACCTTCACCCCGGATGCGTCGCTGCGGCCGTGTTCGCGCGTTGCCGCTTCTGTTCGGAGACGCTGCGCCCGCACGCCGGCGGCACCGCCGTGGCCAGCCTGCCGCCGTCGCCGCCGGACCATTTCGCGATGCTGCGCCAGGGCCTGGCGCCGCTGTCCGCGCTACCGCCGTCGCAGTCGGGGCTGGATGAGCGACGAGGAAGCCTGGTTCCTGCAACTGCTGGAGACGCTGGGCGAGGCCGAATGCGACGGGCTGCGGGTCGAGCAGCGCGTGCTCTGTACAGCAACGGCGCCGGTTCCGCCCGCGGTCGCGGCGATGCGCTGCTGCACGCCTTGCAGCGCTTCCGGCTGTCCTGGCTGGCGCTGTCGCGGCAGCCGCCGCAGCAGGCCGGCAACGATGCGATCATGCGCTTCCGCGACGGCGCGGCGATCGCCAACGCTAGCCCTGTTCGACGCCTGCCACTACCAACGCGCCGAGCGCTGCGACCGCGGCAGCGGCTTGCTGCGGCTGGGCCTGTCGCTGCGACCGGCAGCGGACTCGCTAACCGCGGGATGAGCGCTGGCGGCGGCATCAAGGCCGTCTCGACGCGCTTGCGGCTATCCTTGGCCGGTTCCTTCCTTCCGGTCCATGGCCATGTCCGCTTCTGCCAACGTCCTCGCCTTTCCCGCGCTCGTGCTGGTCGCGATCGGCCTGAGCGGCTGCTTCGCCCGCAAGCAGGACAACCTGGTGAAGGAGACCTTCAATTCCGATAACACCTATTCGCGCAGCTATCCGGTACAGCCGGGCCAGGCCTGCGAATCGGCGCGGCGCGCGCTGCTGAGCCAGGGCTACGTGGTGGCCAAGGCCACCGCCGATGCGGTCGAAGGCACCAAGAACTTCCAGCCCAACCAGGAGTCGCACGAGCAGCTGGAACTGCGCGTATCGTGCGTGGCGCACGGCCAGGACGAATCCTGGGTGTTCGTCAGCGCGCTGCAGGACCGCTATGCGCTGAAGAAGAGCGCCACCTCGGCCAGCGTCGGCGTTGGCGTGCTCGGCTCGGTGTCGCTGCCGGTCGGCAGCAGCGACGACTCGCTGGTGCGCGTGGCCAGCAGCACCGTGCAGGACGGCGATTTCTACAAGCGCTTCTTCGAACTCATGGCGCAATACCTGCCCAAGGCCAAGCCGGCCGCGCCCGAGCCGCCGCCGCCGCCCAAGCCCGAGCCTGCCGCTGCGGTGCCGGCACCGGCACCAGCAGCACCAGCACCAGCAGAACCAGCAGCAGAACCAGCAGCAGCACCGGCACCGGCACCCGCCGCCGATGCGATGCCTGCGGCTGCCGTCGCGCCCGCCGTCAGCGACGGCACCACACCGCGCTGAGGCCTGCGTTCGTCCGCGCCTGCCGAAACTGAATAGAGGGAGTTTCGCTTCACGATTCATTTGCAATCGCGGTGCAAAGGTGAACCCTGTCGAGAGTGCGATGCCTGCAGCAGGCATCGGCTCCGCCACCCAGGAGCAACCAGCATGAACACTTTCAAATCCGCCGTGTGTCTCAGCATCCTCGCGATCGCCAC
Protein-coding regions in this window:
- a CDS encoding DUF2242 domain-containing protein — translated: MSASANVLAFPALVLVAIGLSGCFARKQDNLVKETFNSDNTYSRSYPVQPGQACESARRALLSQGYVVAKATADAVEGTKNFQPNQESHEQLELRVSCVAHGQDESWVFVSALQDRYALKKSATSASVGVGVLGSVSLPVGSSDDSLVRVASSTVQDGDFYKRFFELMAQYLPKAKPAAPEPPPPPKPEPAAAVPAPAPAAPAPAEPAAEPAAAPAPAPAADAMPAAAVAPAVSDGTTPR
- a CDS encoding nicotinate phosphoribosyltransferase, with the protein product MQCLDNLLLNTDSYKASHWLQYPAGTDATFFYVESRGGVYDRTVFFGLQSILKEALGRAVTHADIDAARELFAAHGEPFNEAGWRDIVDRLGGQLPIRIRAVPEGSVVPTHNALMTIESTDAQAYWVPSYLETLLLRIWYPVTVATVSWHAKQTLRQFLERTSDDPEGQLPFKLHDFGARGVSSLESAAIGGAAHLVNFLGTDTVSGLLLARAHYHEPMAGYSIPAAEHSTITSWGREREVDAYRNMLRQFGKPGGIVAVVSDSYDIFHAIREHWGSTLREEVIASGATVVIRPDSGDPVAVVHQCLELLDEAFGHSVNGKGYKVLNHVRVIQGDGVNPTSIRAILERVTSAGYATDNVAFGMGGALLQRLDRDTQKFALKCSAARVDGAWIDVYKDPVTDKGKLSKRGRMSLLRHREYGGYRTEPVPAAAASLDALARPAGYDDAMVTVWENGRLLHDWSLAQVRERANAARL